Proteins encoded within one genomic window of Formosa agariphila KMM 3901:
- the porQ gene encoding type IX secretion system protein PorQ, whose translation MRQKLALFFIGCCSYVASAQLGGETTYQFLNLVSSPRQAALGGKVITNVDYDVTQALYNPATINSEMDNQLALNYTSHLGVVSYGTAAYAYTYDRRRQTFHAGITYVNYGEFDGYDEDGNATGNFSGGESALSLGYATRLGRSDIYIGANLKLITSKLEQYSSFGAAVDFGAIYINEKINFNAALVVRNLGTQIKTYAGQYEPLPLEIDLGFSQKLENVPIRWHITLENLQEWPIAVANPARVTSDLEGNQTPEDVSFLSNVIRHTIIGAELFPDSGFNIRVGYSFRRGEELRIIDERNFSGLSAGIGIKMNRVRFSYTYARYSSSASSSFFGLNIDLL comes from the coding sequence ATGAGGCAAAAATTAGCATTATTTTTTATTGGTTGTTGTAGTTATGTTGCATCCGCTCAATTGGGTGGTGAGACAACTTACCAATTTTTAAATTTAGTGTCTTCGCCTCGCCAAGCAGCTTTAGGAGGAAAAGTTATTACAAATGTCGATTACGATGTCACCCAGGCACTTTATAACCCGGCAACTATTAACTCCGAAATGGATAATCAGTTGGCTTTAAATTATACCAGCCATTTAGGTGTAGTTAGTTATGGTACTGCGGCATATGCGTATACTTACGACAGACGTAGACAAACCTTTCACGCCGGTATTACCTATGTTAATTACGGAGAATTCGATGGTTATGACGAAGATGGGAATGCAACCGGTAATTTTAGTGGTGGCGAATCGGCTTTATCTTTAGGGTACGCTACCCGCTTAGGACGCTCTGATATTTATATAGGTGCTAACCTAAAATTAATCACTTCTAAATTAGAGCAGTATTCGTCTTTTGGTGCTGCTGTAGATTTTGGCGCGATTTACATAAATGAAAAAATAAATTTTAATGCCGCTTTGGTGGTTCGTAATTTAGGAACGCAAATCAAAACATATGCAGGGCAATACGAACCCTTACCTTTAGAAATTGATTTAGGATTTTCGCAAAAATTAGAAAATGTTCCTATTCGTTGGCATATTACTTTAGAAAATTTACAGGAATGGCCCATTGCTGTGGCAAATCCAGCACGTGTTACAAGCGATTTAGAAGGGAATCAAACCCCGGAAGATGTAAGCTTTTTATCTAATGTTATACGCCATACCATTATTGGTGCAGAATTATTTCCAGATAGCGGATTCAATATTCGTGTAGGATATAGTTTTAGAAGGGGAGAAGAGTTACGTATTATAGATGAACGAAATTTCTCGGGACTTTCTGCTGGTATCGG